The DNA region ttttatctccttcctaaaagacaaaaaaaaaaaaaaaagaagaaaaaaaagaaaaaaaatagaagtaaataaataaatcaacataagagtaaataaaataataaatcccACCTATCTTTCGGactttattactaatatctaATCGAACGATTGAAATGcgttaataaacattatatcaattaatatcatcaatagagagaaatatttatcagcttatctcttaattattattctcttcgaATCTTATCttaggaaagaagaagaaaaaaaaaggaaaaaaaaaaaaaaaagaaaaaaaagaacttgtGCCTATGGAAAAATTCGCTGGTATGGaggtaaagaaatatatatgataatatacgtacattatcatatgtacatatatgtaaatgtatgtacacgtgagtatatacatatttaagtaTGAATTTAGATATCATgctagataataaaaatttataagtgAAAACCAGTTTTGCATTGGAGGCTCAGCCACCAATGTATGTTTACGTtcgtaaataaagatatataaattaaaattatacaagaAGGCTAGTTGGCCTTGATTCAATAATACTCGTaaactaattaatttttttcacaaGTTCGATTTACGAAGCAGATTATCATTCTCAACATTATTGAACGGACATTGCGTTAAGTATAACAGAAACGATGAAGTCCTTCATCAAGTACTCCTCTAATAGCGATTATCCTATCGAAAATCTTCCTTATGGTATATTTTCTACTGTAGATAAGGTAAGTCGTACATCGTATATACTTCGTTTCTAATCTTATCTAtctacgtaaataataattatttaaattatctgATCGATTTGAATCATTGGAGGTTATGTTATATCTTTTTCCATACGACAAAGTTATCTTTTACGTAAGTAAAATCTTATCGACGatgcatataataatttctaacaaCATTAAATATGCGTTGAAATATCTCAACGAGATATCtagaaatttcttattttaatctaTAATCATGATATATCATTATCGCAAAACGCATTTACGAATCTAACCTTTTCTTCTACAAATCTGCCATCTATAATTCtacttaaataatatacatatataaatgtaatatatcgaccgtcgataaaaatatctgtATTATCGACTAAATGTTAATCACAATTACGTAAGTAAAATGTTTCAAATTCTATTTaaagaaagtatttaaaaaactTTATAAACGTAGCGATCTATATTATCGACGACTGATATTAACTATACAAAtcaaataacataataaaatgtataaaataataaaagaaaagaaaatattaataaaattaaatacgaaCTTCCATTCGGAATAAATCAATCATCGAATACTAATTGTAAATTGTGAAAAacaatcattaattaaatcgatttacCATGATCCATTGTGTTTAGATTGTTGTCGACGAAGATCCatccaataattaataaaatctatttaattaaatgttaaattgAGAGAACAAAATCTTTTCAAAGAATTAAAACTTTTCACGAGAGATATTAGACGAAATGCGTGTTAACGTGACGACGTACAAtaatggaataataagaaacgaaCGATTTATATGTAACGACCTTTAATATTGTCTTACTTACGACCTTTAACATTGTCTTACTTACGACCTTTTGTAGTAACGCCTATATACACatttccaatatatatatacgcgtttaGAAATGTAAACATTGAAAGGTATACAAAAcaatattttgaatttatcgaatatataatgCAGATTATAGACTCGTATTTACGCACACAtacgtatttaattttatacgtGTGTACCTATGTACAcgtgattatatttttatcgattacgtattaataaaataattatatcatcgaATAAAACTTGATCGATAAAactcgaaaagaaattaattatatcaaacaaataatattattaatataatataatatttattaaaattaaattaatatttaatattataatataatattttagccGAATAAAAGAATAGGGGTGGCAATCGGCGAAGAGATATTAGATCTAAGTCAAATAGCACATCTTTTTGATGGACCATTATTGAAAGACAAACAGGATGTTTTTCTTAAAGATTGTCTTAATGATTTCATGGCTTTGGGAAGACCAGCATGGCTCGAAGCAAGAAcgaaattacaatatttattgtcAAACACTACTTCAACTttacaagaagaaaaacttCGTAGCAAGTGAGAggatatgaattatatatatataaaacaaataaaagcaaaaaaaaatttttttaaatgaatcacTAATTTTATCTCAACATCGAAGTAGCATTActattttgttcttctttttttagaatCTTCGTTAAACAAGAATCAGCTACGATGCATTTGCCAGCTAAAATAGGCGATTATACTGATTTTTATTCGTCCATACATCATGCCACAAACGTAGGTGCCATGTTTCGTGACAAAAATCACGCTTTGTTCCCTAATTGGTAATTATACAGTGACATACATCACACAGTGATTACGTAGAATTCgtcaaaagaattaataaagaaatttaaaaaaataaaaataaaaataaaaataaaaaaagaagaagaaaaaaaaaaacaagattttGAAAAAGCGAAATTATGAACACAGGAAATACCTTCCGGTTGGATATCACGGTAGATCCAGCTCGGTCGTAATATCCGGTACACCAATTAGAAGGCCACGTGGTCAAACACTTCCGGTCGAAGGAGCAGATCCCGCGTTTGGTCCATCAAAATTGATGGATTTCGAATTGGAAGTTGCATTCTTCGTTGGAGGACCACCAAGTAATTTAGGGGACGCAATTACTGCTGAAAATgcttatgattatatatttggCATGGTTTTGATGAACGATTGGAGCGGTAAAATGAATTTCGacagacattttctttttcttttttcttttttttttttttttttttttatcataatcatataaaacaaacttatataaatattctattactTTCTTTAATAGCAAGGGATATACAAAAATGGGAATACGTTCCACTCGGTCCATTTTGTTCGAAAAATGTTGGGACATCCATTTCTCCATGGATAGTAACAATGGAAGCTTTGGAACCATTTAGAATTGCCAATAATCAACAAGATCCAATTCCCTTTCCATATCTTCGTCACAAGGATGCTTGCAATTTCGACATCAAATTAGAAGTTGATATTAAATGTAAGgaaattgttatttctttttctttgtgttttatttcaaatcaaatcaaataaaaaagaaaatatatattatcaggatatataaataatcaaatttattcctgatctattttatttgatcCTGTTTAGCACCAAATGGAACGGTTACAACCGTATGTCATAGTAATTACAAATACATGTATTGGTCTCCTCGTCAACAACTTGCACATCATACTGTAACTGGATGTAATATTAATCCTGGAGACTTAATGGCATCCGGTACCATAAGTGGTGAAGTCTGTATTAAAGACTGTTATAGTAATGACTGTTAATATAATGAATGATATCAAAACAAACAGGAAAAAATCTcgtcttattaaaaattacatatatacattttaatatttcagacCTTGGATTCATTTGGATCTATGTTGGAGCTCTGTTGGAAGGGTACAAGATTGATTCATTTGAAAGACGGCACTACCAGAAAATTTCTTCAAGATAACGACGAAGTAATTTTACGCGGTAACTGTTAAATTAATCTTCACAATTATTAATGATCATTCTTaaatcaacaataatataaattattcgttttctttttttttttttatgcaggTTATTGCAATGGCGATGGTTACCGTATTGGTTTTGGATCGTGTAATGGAAAATTGTTACCAGCTTACACGTTtccaataaattaaaaaaaaaaataaaaaaaaaaaaaaataagaaagtaaaaaatacagaaagaaGAGTAACAATCAAAGTAtaccattataaaataatcactAACActtttctatatgtatatatatatatatatatatatatatatatatgtatatacatattacttaTTTTCTCGGGTGACATGTGTAAATTTCTAACgacaataaattcttttaacaaagatataatatagaaataatataaatcaatgatgaaatagatattattttcttgttattcctgtctttctttctttttttttgtcattatatCTGACATCCATGAGAGTGTTACGTACGTCTGACATAAAGAAGGTTCGGATTATTGATTAGACCGTTGACCATGGTTATGATACGATCAATAATAAGGCTGACTGTATGCGTCTATGTATTTGTAGGAGTAAAGTGAATACAGGTGAGAAAGGAACATGGCGAGCGCTCTACTTCGGTGAGTACGATGTAAcaacaaatataaatcattattccttagaaaattactttaaaataatatttaaatcgtataaacgtaattattatgatttatcaAAGTTGTCGAcacaaagagaaattaaaacaaaaatcaaccaatcgtaataaaatcaaaataaaataataataataataacatatatatatatatatatatatatatatatatatatgtatgtatatgtatatgtatattctacGTAATAGAAGTCTTCAAGCTTTAGAATCGTCGGTTGAACCAACCGCAAGATGGACAGTACCATTGAACGATGGTAACCATGTGATAGAATTCGAGCATGGAACTGCGACCGGTCGACGAATTGTCAAAATCGATGATAAAGTATTAGTGAATAGAGAATGGATGTTCCGTTTGGTCGGCGacgaattatttacatttaacgGGACTAAATTCGTGATTAGGGTCGATCCAATACCAggttataatgatttttaagatcatacttgaaaatgaaaaataaagaaaaaaaaaaaaaaagataaaaaagagaacaagaaaaaatgcaaaaaaaaattcacaaaaCATTTGCATGATTACATTTCAATTTGTAGGTTTCAAGTATTCGTATACTTTATGGGTAAATgggaagaattataaaaactttatacaatctcaatcgaaaattttgaaatcatGGCTTACGAAGATAGGAGAGAATGAATATAGAATTGTATtgggtaatattattattataaaaaaaaattcatgtccatcgatggatcgataattaattgttataatttttacatgcAAGACAAACAAACACAAAGCGTGTGGATTAATGGTGTGCAAGTAGATGTCGAGGTAATGTATtgtaaacgatatatattatatatatgtatacaagtttgataatcgataattaacgatGTATCTACGAAATAATTAGTCAACGCACGAGTTTGTCGTTGATTAACTACTTCGTAGATACATCCTTAactattaaatttgaaaatgtaatatatatatatatatatattttttttttttttatattgaattatagAACGAATTTATGGATGGTGGAGCAGAAATACTGTTCTCTGTATCAGAATTATCAGCCGTGATTAGATCGTACAGTtctgataagaaagaaattggaattgattatattttatacatcgaCGACATCGAAATAAATGATGAAGGTATTTCATCGCTCGACGAAACATAATTAACACATAATTTGTcgtacattattaataaaaatcaaattaaatgaaataaatgcaaTTCATGTTGTAcctaatatcaatagtaaatcAATCTATCTttgatttcctttctttttaaacacattggaataaaaagaaaaaagaaaaaaaaaaaaagaaaaaagggaagaaaaaaaagaacattaaaCGATCGcataaattcaatgattttcaATCGAACGAATACAACGATTCTAaccaagaagaaaaataattaaatctatttgTTATCTGATAAATTCTAAAATCTCAAAGAGAAtcttaataaacataattaacgTACGATGAATTCCGACCTTAACATACACGTTAAAGACGACGATGATATTAATTGGGACGGtatgttatatgtataatttaaaaaaaaaaaaaaaaaaaaaaaaaaaaaaaatcataaaaagatattgataaaattttcaaaacaatTCTAGAAATAACTGATAATAAATTGCAAGATTTATTAGTTAATATGGTgcgaatgaaaatgatattggaattggaaaatgattttttcatAAGATATCTGCAACGAAATGATCCAGAATCATTACAAAGTAAACAAACCTAgacatattttaatttcattcaatttttctaaattaaatttttgttgttcttgttatcgttgttgCCGTTTTATTGATCCtacgatagaaaagaaaagaaacatctCATCTTCAAGCGAATTCACGAATTATTATGTACTCATATAACGCCCGAACGAACATCTTAATATTTTCGACAAatgcgaaataaaaatttcctcAGGGTGGGCCAAAAGTTTCTAGaatgacaaaagaaaataataataataataataataataataataataataataataataataaaaatggaaagaaataaagaaaagaaaaaaaaataaaaataaaggggTATACATACGCAGTCGATATTTAAAATCGCTTAGGAATTTTTGGCCCACCATGTACTTTGCGCATAGATAGATCTAGTGGCTATTAGTGATACATCGAAAAGTTCCCAGAAAACTACATTCCATGGTACATCGACATCGCCAACTAGGAGTTTGACTGGTAGTAATAACAGCATACGTGAGAGAGGTTCACCGAGTATCTGGAGTATGCAGTCTGGTATTCGACGTGGAATGTTGGATCCAATGTTGAGAAAGCTGAGGTGATATCGACCTCCAATTTGTACGATAATGCTTTAACGATCAAATCTCTATTCccttaatatcaaaatataaaattttagaaTAACTATACCACAACGAATGGAAATAATGCAAAGCGAAATAATCgaacttaaaaataaattattattactcgaaCAATccgggaaaaaggaaaaaaataaattaagtgCAGAAATCGAAGGATTGGAAATATGTATTCGTGAGATCAAAGATACAAAGAATAGATTTGAAAGAGACATCGTTATCGGAGGAGTCGATCGTATTACTGGCAAAATACCAGCCGAAACTGTTATCAAGTTAATTGATAATCATTTAATCCTTATCACTTACTAGAgagaatattttgatataaccttctctatcgtttcttcttctttttttttcttcgtgacATTCGTCAACTTCCTAAggaaatatgatataatcgtttttacaGGATAATCCTTGATTGATAAAATTCCAACGAAGTGATAAGGATTgagaaataatgtataataaataatataataagtgtgatatatgatcgaaaaaaaaaaatatatatatataatagaaaattgtttttttatcgatttcaaAGGTTTATCAAGAATTGGttgaaaatgattgaaaaaacGGTGGAGAAAATTAGATTGAAAAATACCATGAccaaattacaaataataaaagcaaagaAACAATTGATTCAAAGAGAACAGCTTGGTGAAGATCTTCGTCCTATTGATttcgatcaattaa from Vespa crabro chromosome 12, iyVesCrab1.2, whole genome shotgun sequence includes:
- the LOC124428496 gene encoding fumarylacetoacetase isoform X2, whose product is MKSFIKYSSNSDYPIENLPYGIFSTVDKPNKRIGVAIGEEILDLSQIAHLFDGPLLKDKQDVFLKDCLNDFMALGRPAWLEARTKLQYLLSNTTSTLQEEKLRSKIFVKQESATMHLPAKIGDYTDFYSSIHHATNVGAMFRDKNHALFPNWKYLPVGYHGRSSSVVISGTPIRRPRGQTLPVEGADPAFGPSKLMDFELEVAFFVGGPPSNLGDAITAENAYDYIFGMVLMNDWSARDIQKWEYVPLGPFCSKNVGTSISPWIVTMEALEPFRIANNQQDPIPFPYLRHKDACNFDIKLEVDIKSPNGTVTTVCHSNYKYMYWSPRQQLAHHTVTGCNINPGDLMASGTISGEVCIKDCYNLGFIWIYVGALLEGYKIDSFERRHYQKISSR
- the LOC124428496 gene encoding fumarylacetoacetase isoform X1, with product MKSFIKYSSNSDYPIENLPYGIFSTVDKPNKRIGVAIGEEILDLSQIAHLFDGPLLKDKQDVFLKDCLNDFMALGRPAWLEARTKLQYLLSNTTSTLQEEKLRSKIFVKQESATMHLPAKIGDYTDFYSSIHHATNVGAMFRDKNHALFPNWKYLPVGYHGRSSSVVISGTPIRRPRGQTLPVEGADPAFGPSKLMDFELEVAFFVGGPPSNLGDAITAENAYDYIFGMVLMNDWSARDIQKWEYVPLGPFCSKNVGTSISPWIVTMEALEPFRIANNQQDPIPFPYLRHKDACNFDIKLEVDIKSPNGTVTTVCHSNYKYMYWSPRQQLAHHTVTGCNINPGDLMASGTISGETLDSFGSMLELCWKGTRLIHLKDGTTRKFLQDNDEVILRGYCNGDGYRIGFGSCNGKLLPAYTFPIN
- the LOC124428500 gene encoding fas apoptotic inhibitory molecule 1; protein product: MASALLRSLQALESSVEPTARWTVPLNDGNHVIEFEHGTATGRRIVKIDDKVLVNREWMFRLVGDELFTFNGTKFVIRVDPIPGFKYSYTLWVNGKNYKNFIQSQSKILKSWLTKIGENEYRIVLDKQTQSVWINGVQVDVENEFMDGGAEILFSVSELSAVIRSYSSDKKEIGIDYILYIDDIEINDEENYIPWYIDIAN